A genomic segment from Thermotoga neapolitana DSM 4359 encodes:
- a CDS encoding ABC transporter permease, producing MGIMVRSLYLAKASFLSAKRYRIDWYGAFLTPLLTIMPVVLLYYFGTESGLVRFFYGATNTKNIIGYLLLGAAYWNYVEVLWGSVFALRYYMRIGQLEELFIMPVSSIGYILSWSVFGLVKVTVESVPIIVLAVLLNLMTFNLVEFALAAGVVILSIIASFGLVFLFFGITLRFKEGDELVSLLGNAAPLIGGMFFPVNVLPKVLEYLAYAFPFTWGLDLTRYFLMKTNTLLDLKKEFIILIVLSLLYLAFGTISFKVLQTKGRKNGLQGF from the coding sequence ATGGGAATCATGGTGAGAAGTCTGTATCTTGCAAAAGCCAGTTTCCTGAGTGCGAAAAGATACAGAATAGACTGGTATGGAGCTTTCCTCACACCCCTTCTGACGATAATGCCCGTTGTCCTGCTCTATTACTTTGGCACAGAATCAGGCCTTGTACGGTTTTTCTACGGTGCGACGAACACGAAGAACATCATCGGATACCTCCTGCTAGGGGCAGCTTACTGGAACTACGTTGAGGTACTCTGGGGATCTGTCTTTGCTTTGAGGTACTACATGAGAATAGGACAGCTGGAAGAACTGTTCATCATGCCCGTGAGTTCCATAGGGTACATCCTCTCGTGGTCGGTTTTTGGTCTTGTGAAAGTTACCGTGGAGTCTGTTCCGATAATCGTCCTGGCAGTGCTGCTGAATCTGATGACCTTCAACCTGGTTGAGTTTGCCCTTGCAGCGGGTGTTGTTATTCTTTCCATAATCGCTTCTTTCGGTCTTGTCTTTCTGTTTTTTGGCATCACGTTGAGATTCAAAGAAGGGGACGAACTGGTGAGTTTGCTTGGTAATGCCGCTCCTCTGATTGGTGGTATGTTTTTTCCTGTGAATGTTCTTCCAAAAGTGCTGGAATATCTTGCATATGCTTTTCCATTTACGTGGGGGTTGGACCTCACACGCTATTTTCTCATGAAAACAAACACATTGCTTGACTTGAAAAAAGAATTCATCATCTTGATTGTTTTATCTTTACTGTACTTAGCTTTTGGCACCATTTCTTTTAAGGTACTTCAAACCAAAGGAAGGAAAAATGGGTTGCAGGGTTTTTGA
- a CDS encoding ABC transporter permease has translation MRKILHLVLKEMKIRLKYRFVWVNMALTPFFIIGPYVFSSRIADVNSLAENVLIGALLWYWLNQYFFGVGDGFTEEREEGALISVVLAPISLLAFLFSKAADTFLMNLYITFFTLLFFYLSGIKLEIHLYFLLLLAVSGVYITFFSIFFAALSLWKKRIRSINSTAQFFFGVLSGMVNPVENFPSYVRLISYMIPLTYLISIGRSIIKNGNMSGFVPQLLILTGLSFAYLILGVWLLKKAENEIRKKGEWESW, from the coding sequence ATGAGGAAGATACTCCATCTGGTTCTGAAGGAGATGAAGATAAGGCTTAAATACAGGTTCGTGTGGGTGAACATGGCTCTGACACCATTTTTCATCATAGGACCTTATGTGTTTTCTTCCAGAATCGCTGATGTGAACTCGCTTGCAGAGAACGTGTTGATAGGAGCCCTGCTCTGGTACTGGCTGAACCAGTACTTCTTTGGGGTGGGAGACGGATTCACAGAAGAAAGAGAAGAAGGTGCCCTCATCTCCGTGGTACTTGCTCCAATCAGTCTTTTGGCTTTTTTGTTCTCAAAAGCCGCTGACACATTCTTAATGAACCTGTACATAACATTCTTCACATTGCTTTTCTTCTACCTTTCCGGTATAAAGCTTGAGATCCATCTTTACTTTCTTCTTTTGCTGGCGGTGAGCGGTGTTTACATAACATTCTTTTCGATATTTTTCGCAGCGTTGTCGTTGTGGAAGAAGAGAATCAGAAGCATAAATTCCACTGCCCAATTCTTTTTTGGCGTCCTCTCAGGGATGGTCAATCCTGTTGAGAATTTCCCTTCTTACGTTCGACTCATCTCGTACATGATACCGCTCACCTACCTCATCTCCATAGGAAGAAGCATAATAAAAAACGGAAACATGAGTGGCTTTGTTCCCCAACTCCTGATACTGACAGGTTTGAGTTTTGCCTATCTGATCCTCGGAGTATGGTTGCTTAAAAAGGCAGAAAACGAGATTCGAAAAAAAGGAGAATGGGAATCATGGTGA